In the Arthrobacter sp. Soc17.1.1.1 genome, CGTGGAGTCGGCCCACCGCGCGGGGATCGCGCACCGTGACATCAAGCCCGCGAACATCCTCGTGACGGACTACAACCGGCCCGCCCTGACCGACTTCGGCATCTCGGGCACCATGGAGTCCAGCGGTACGGACGAGGACCAGGGCATGTCCATCCCGTGGTCCCCGCCCGAGGCGTTCCACGGCGGCGGGCTCGACGGCGTCAAGGTGGACGTCTGGGCGCTCGGCGCCACGGTCTACACGCTGCTCGCCGGGCGTTCGCCCTTCGTGTTCCCCGGCATGGACAACTCGCAGGCCGCGCTCATGGACCGCATCGCCACCATGCCCCTGCAGCGCACCGGGCGCGAGGACGTGCCCGACTCCCTGGAGCTCGCGCTCGCCACGGCCATGTCCAAGCAGCCGGGCTCACGCTTCGAGTCCGCCTACTCCTTCGCCCTGACCCTGCAGCGCATCCAGACGGAACTGGGCTACTCGGTCACCCCGTTCGAGGTGCTCGACGACGCCCCGCAGCAGGACACCGACGACGACGGCGGCGCGGAGGAGACGCGCGTGCGGCGCGTCGTGTCCATCGACCCCGAGTCCACCACCTTCGGGCCCACGTTCCCGAAGGCCGCCCTCCCGGGCGCGGCGTTCCCGGAGCGTGACGGGACGGGCCGCACCGGCCGGAACCGCCCCGTGGTCGGGGAGGCCACCGGAGGACCCGGTGCTCCCGGCTCCACCACCCCCTCGGTGACGGGCGCACTGCCCGCCCCGGCGTCCGCCGCCGTCCCGGCCGGCCTCCCGGACACGGGCTGGGAGGAGCGGACCGTCCTGCGCGGAGCCGGCGCCTCGGACCCGCTGCCTCTCGACACCACGCTGCACCGCCCCGCGACGGCGGGAGCGACCGCGGCCGAAGCACCCGGGGCGGTCGCGCCGGCCCGGCGCCGGCTCCCGCTGCTGCTCGGCGTCGGGGCGCTCCTGGTGCTCGGCACCGCGGGCGGGGCCGCCGCCGTCGTGCTCGGCGGCAGCGACGCGGAACCGGCGCCGCCGCCGGGGCTGACCCAACCGCCGTCGGACCCGATGGCCGGCCTCGAGGGGAACGTCCCGGCGCCCGAGGGCCTCACGGGTGTCCCCCAGGGCGGCGACGTCGTCTTCGCGTGGACCAACCCGGACCCCCAGGAGGGCGACCTCTTCCGCTTCCGCACCGTCACGGTGCAGGAGGAGGGCGACTGGGTCCGGACGCAGCAGCTCTCGGCGACCGTCCAGGCCAACCCGTCCGGCACCACGTGCATCGAGGTGCAGCTCGCACGCAGCAACGGGGCCTCCTCGACACCCGTGCCCGCCTGCTACCCGGAATAGGAGAGGAACACCTTGGGGGAACTCGCACTGGATTTCTGCGGCGAATGGCACGAGCCCGCGGACGACCAGGTCTTCGACATCGGCAGGGAGGGTGACCTCGAGGTCGACGACAACCCGTACCTGCACCGGAAGTTCCTGCAGATCGAACGCCAGAACGGCATCTGGTGGCTGAGCAACGTCGGCAGCATCATCTCGGCCACGGTCGCCGATGTCAGCGGCGGCATGCAGGCCTGGGTGGCGCCCGGTGCGCGGATCCCGCTCGTGTTCGGCCAGACCCGGGTGGTCTTCACGGCCGGCCCCACCACGTACGAGTTCGACGTGCACCTGAAGACGCCCGCGTTCCGGCAGGAGAGCCGCAGCGGTGACAGCGCGGGCGACACGACCATCGGTCCCGTCCGCTTCACGGACGCGCAGAAGGCGCTGATCGTCGCGCTCGCCGAGCCGATGCTGCGCCGTGAGGGCACCGGGTTCAGCGCCATCCCGTCCTCCGCGGAAGCGGCGCGGCGCCTCGGGTGGACGCTCACGCGGTTCAACCGCAAGCTCGACAACGTGTGCGACAAGCTGGACCGGGTCGGCGTCGTGGGCCTGCGCGCCGGCGGCGGGAAGCTGGCCACCAACCGGCGGGCCCGCCTCGTGGAGCACGCCGTCACCTCGCACCTCGTCACCTCCGACGACCTCCACCTGCTGGACACCCCCGACGCACTGAAGGGCACCCCCGATGACGATTGAGCGGACCGCATGAAGCTTCGCCTGACCCTCCGGCGCGAGCCGGAACCGGCCAAGGACCTCGCCGTCACCGTGGACGGCCTCGCGACCGTCAGTGATGTGGCCCGTGAGCTCTACGCCTCCGACCCCGGCCGGGCGGGCGCCGCACCGCCCGCCGGCCTGTCGCTGACCGTCGAGGAGTCCTATGTGGCCGGCGGCATGCGCGGACGCACCCTCGACCCGGAGCGGAGCCTGTTCGAATCCGGGCTGCGCCCCGGCTCCACCGTGACCCTGACCCAGGTCAGCGACCAGTTCGACGTGCCGGGCCAGGACCGCGGCCCGTCGGTCGCGACGCTGCGCGTCCTCGCGGGGCCCGACGCCGGCAAGGAGTTCTCCCTGCCCGTCGGCGCCAGCTACCTCGGCCGCGACCGCAACGCCGACATCCGCTTCTCGGACCCCATGATGTCCAAGCGGCACGCGCGCATCAACATCGCCGACACCATCGAGATCATCGACACGAACTCCGCGAACGGCCTGCTGATGGGCGGCACGCGGGTCAGCCGGGCCACCCTGACATCCGCCGACGAGGTGGCGCTGGGGGACACGACCATCAGCGTCGTCTCCCTCGGCCGGGCCGGCGCCGGGGAGTCCACCAATCCGCTCGTCGAGTTCAACCGGTCACCGCGCGTGGTGCCGTCCTTCGACGTGACGCCGAGGACGCCGCCCGCCGGGCCGAAGCGCCCGCAGCCCCAGCGCTTCCCGTACATCATGATGGCCGCGCCCCTGCTCATGGGCACGGTCATGTTCGCGGTGACGCGCAGCCCCTTCAGCGCCCTGTTCGCACTCATGATGCCGCTCATCCTCGTCGCCAACCACTTCGACCAGCGCGGCACGGCACGCCGGGCCTTCCGGGAGGCGGTCGAGCAGTACACCGGGGCCATGGCGTCCTTCCGGAAGGACCTGGACCGCCTGCAGCGCATCGAACGCGCCGTCCGGCACGCCGAGGCGCCGTCCGTCGCGGACACCGTCGACTCCATCTACAAGCTCGGCCCGCTGCTCTGGACGCACCGGCCCGAGCACGCGTCCTTCCTGACGCTGCGGTTCGGCACCGGGACGGCGCCCTCACGCGTCGGGATCCGTGAGGCGTCCAGCAACGACACCCTCGCCGAGTACGCGGAGGAGATCGCGGCCGCCGTCGAGCAGTACGCGACCGTCGACGACGTCCCCATCGTCGCGAACCTGCGGCTCTCGGGCGCCCTCGGCCTCGCGGGCCCGCGTGGGGCGGTCGACGACGTCGCCCGCGGTCTCGTCGTCCAGGCCATCGGCCTGCATTCGCCGGCCGAGCTCGTGCTGGCCTCGCTCACCTCGGTGGGTTCGAAGGCGCGCTGGGGCTGGCTGCAGTGGCTGCCCCACGCCGGCTCCGTGCACAGCCCTCTCGCCGGCGACCACCTCGCCGCCGGGCCCGCGGCGGGCGCCGCGCTGCTGTCCCAGCTCGAGGACCTCATCGCTGCCCGCTCGGACCGGCGGGCCGGGGCCGCGCTGCGCGGGCGGCTGGAGCCCAAGGACGCCGACCTGCCCGCGCCCGTGGTGCCGAGCGTCCTGGTGGTGGTCGAGGACGACGCCCCCGTGGATCGCGCCCGGCTCACGCGCGTCGCCGAACTCGGGGCCGACGTCGGCGTCCACCTCCTGTGGATCGCCACGTCCGTGCCCGCCCTGCCGGCCGCGTGCCGCGACTTCCTGGCCGTCGACGGCGACGCGGCCAACGTCTCCGGCCAGGTGCGCCTCGGCCGGCTCTCCACGCCGGTGAGCTGCGAGAGCGTGGACGAGGCGCTCGCCGGGCAGCTCGCCCGCATGCTCGCACCGGTGGTCGACGTCGGCACCCCCGTCGACGACGACTCCGACCTGCCGCGCGCCGTGTCCTACGTGACGCTCGCCGGGCACGACCTGATGGAGGCCACCGCGGCCGTCGCCGACCGCTGGACGGAGAACAACTCGGTCGCCGCGTCGGCCGTCCCCAACCGGAAGCACCAGGGGTCGCTCCGCGCGCTCGTCGGGTCCAAGGGCGTGGAGCCGATGTACCTGGATCTCAAGACCGAGGGCCCGCACGCCCTCGTCGGCGGCACCACGGGCGCCGGCAAGTCCGAGTTCCTGCAGTCCTGGGTGCTAGGCATGGCCGCGGCCTACAGCCCCGACCGGCTGACCTTCCTGTTCGTGGACTACAAGGGCGGCGCGGCCTTCGCGGAATGCGTGCAGCTCCCGCACACCGTCGGGCTCGTCACCGACCTGTCACCGCACCTCGTCCGCCGCGCGCTCACCTCGCTGCGGGCGGAACTGCACTACCGGGAGCATCTGTTCAACCGCAAGAAGGCCAAGGACCTGCTGGCCATGGAGCGCGAGGCGGACCCGGAGACACCGCCGTCGCTCGTCATCGTCGTCGACGAGTTCGCCGCCCTGGCCCGCGAGGTGCCCGAGTTCGTGGACGGCGTCGTGGACGTCGCCGCCCGCGGGCGGTCCCTCGGCCTGCACCTGATCCTCGCCACCCAGCGGCCCGCCGGCGTCATCAAGGACAACCTGCGCGCCAACACGAACATGCGCATCGCCCTGCGCATGGCGGACACCGACGATTCCGAGGACATCCTCGGCGAACCGACGGCCGCGTACTTCAGCCCCACCATCCCCGGCCGCGGAGCAGCCAAGACCGGGCCCGGCCGCATCCAGGGCTTCCAGACCGGCTACGCGGGCGGCTGGACCACGCGCACGCCCGCCCGACCCCGCATCGACATCGTCGAGATGGACTTCGGTTCCGGCCCCGCCTGGGAACACCAGGGCGTCGAGGAGGTGGAGGAGGTCGGCGGACCGAACGACATCTCGCGCATCGTGGCGAACGTGTCGCAGGCGGCGATCGAGCTCGGGATCAAGCCTCCCCGGAAGCCGTGGCTGGCGGAGCTCGCGGCGGCCTACGACTTCTCGAAGCTGCCGAACCCGCGCACGGACGAGAAGATGCTGCTGGGCGTCGCCGACGATCCCGCCCACCAGGCGCAGCCCACGGTGTTCTACTCGCCCGACGTCGACGGCAACATGGCCTTCCTCGGCGCCGGCGGGTCGGGCAAGTCCGCGGCCCTGAGGACGCTGGCGATCGGCGCGGCCGTCACGGTGCGCGGCGGCCCCATGCAGGTGTACGGGATCGACTGCGCGTCGAACGGCCTGCAGATGCTCGACCAGCTGCCGCACGTCGGCGCGGTCCTCGACGGCGAGGACTCCGAGCGGATCGGGCGCCTGCTGCGCTACCTGCGCGGCGTCATCGACGAGCGCGCCGACCGCTTCGCCGAGGTGCGCGCCGGCACCATCACGGAGTACCGGAAGCTCGCGGGCAGGCCCGACGAGCCGCGGATCCTGCTGCTCGTGGACGGGCTGTCCACATTCCGTGAGAACTACGAGTTCAAGGGTTCGGCGCGCCACTTCGAGATCTTCCAGCAGATCGCGACCGACGGGCGCCCGATGGGCGTGCACGTCGTGGTGACGGGGGAGCGGACCAACGCGCTGCCGCCGTCGCTGGCGGCCTCCATCCAGCGCCGGATCGTGCTGCGGCTCGCCGGCAAGGACGACTACGCGATGCTCGGCGTGCCCAAGGACGTGCTGTCCGCCACCTCCCCGCCCGGGCGCGGCCTCAGCGACGGCCAGGAGATCCAGCTGGCCATCTTCGGCGGCAACGCCAACCTGGCGCTGCAGGCCCGCGAGGTGGAGAAGCTCCGCGACGCGATGCTGCGCCAGGGCGTGCCCCGCGCGCCGGGGGTACTGAGCCTGCCCGAGACGATGGACCTCGACGTGCTGCCCATGGGCGAGCCCGGCGCGCCCGTGATCGGCGTCGACGACTACAACCTGGAGCCGGCGGCCCTCGCCGCGCACGGCGGGTTCATGGTCAGCGGCCCTCCCGGTGCCGGTCGCACGGTGGCTTTGGTGACCCTCGCCGCGGCGCTGAAGCGCTCCTCGCCGCAGACGCGCCGGGTCTACCTCGGTGCCCGGAAGTCCTCGATCGCGTCCCTGCCCGTGTGGGACGAGGCCTACGCGACGCCCGCCGCCGTGCAGCCCGAGCTGGCACGGTTGCTGGCGCTGACCACGGAGGCCGACGACGCCGTGGCCTTCTTCATCGAGGGTGTTACCGAGTTCACGGACTCGCCCGCCGAGATGGAGCTCTCCACCCTGGTGAAGGCCGCCATCAAGGCGAACCAGTGGGTGGTGGGGGAGGCGGAGACGTCCACCTGGTCGAGTGCGTGGAACCTCGCCGGGCCGTTCAAGTCCGGCCGGCGGGGGCTCCTGCTGAACCCGGGCGAGATCGACGGCGACACCCTGCTGAGCACGTCGCTGGGACGGACCGCCGGGAACCGGTTCATCCCGGGCCGGGGCTACGTGATCGGCCGGGGCAAGGCGTATAAGGTTCAAGTTGCCACCACGATGGGCGGCGCGTCCTAGGTCTCTTCCAGCGCCTGCAGGGCCCGCTGGTGGCGCCTGACCCCGCATGGGGAGAGCTCCCCATCGACCAGTCGCAGGGGCTCGCATAGGTTGTTGGTAGGTGCTCGGCCGGACGGACCGGCGGGGCAGCCGGTACCGGGAGAACCGGACCGGCACAGTTGAAAGGTGGGGACAATGAGCAACATCACGCACGGTAACAACCCTCAGGAGATGCAGGAACTCGCGACGCTGCTGACGCAGAAGTCCGAGGAGATCAACCAGATGGTCGGCCAGCTCACCACGAAGCTCGCCTCCACGGGTTGGGAAGGCCCCGACGCCGGGCGCTTCCGCAGCGACTGGGAGGGCCACCGTGCCAAGCTCACCGCCATCGCCTCCGAGCTCGGCACCGTGAGCCAGACGGTCCAGAAGAACAAGCAGGACCAGGAGACCGCCTCCGCGTAGGCTCCCGCAGTCCCGCCCACCGGCCCGCAGCCTCGGCTGCGGGCCGGTGGTGTTCCCTCCACGTCCCCGAAGCACAGAAAGCGGAGCCGCCCGTGGCCGATGCACCCGAGACCCCGATCGTGGCGAGCCTTCGCAGGGCGCTGGCGGCGAACCCGGACGACGTCGTCCTGAGGCTGCACCTGGCGCAGACGCTCCTGTCCGCCGGCGACGCCGCGGGAGCCATCGCCGAGGCGAGTATCGCGTTGCAGGCCGACCCCGGGAACCGGCAGGCGCTGGGGCTGCTCGCGGCGGCGGCGACCGCGCTGAGCACGCCCGCGGAAACCATGCCACCTGCAGCGCCGTCGGCACCCGCGGCACCGGCGGGTGCGCAGGACGCGCAGGATGCGCCCGGGACGTCGGGCGGTTTCGACTGGGAGCAGGCCGAGCAGGAGGTGGGCAGTGCCGTGCCGCCGCCCTTCGTGGAGCGCGTCCCGGTCAGCCCCCTGGCCGAGGACGACGGGTCCGGTGCCCCGGTCGAGGTCGCGCGCGAGGCCGTGACGCTGGCGGACGTCGGGGGCCTGGACGACGTGAAGCGCCGGCTCGAGGAGTCCTTCCTCGCCCCGATGCGCAACGCCGACGTGGCGAGGGCGTTCGGCAAGTCGCTGCGCGGCGGGCTCCTGCTGTACGGGCCGCCGGGCTGCGGCAAGACGTTCCTGGCACGGGCGGTCGCCGGCGAGCTGGGCGCAACGTTCATGTCGGTGTCCATGACCGATGTCATCGGCGCCTACATGGGGGAGACGCAGAAGAACCTGAAGCGCGTGTTCGACGAGGCCCGGGCGCAGGCGCCGACGGTCCTGTTCATCGACGAGATCGACTCCATCGGCATGCGGCGGGGCGCCCTCTCGGGCGGCGGTGCGGCCTGGCTGCGCCAGATGGTCAACGAACTGCTGCTGCAGCTGGACTCCATGAGCGGGGACAACGACGGCCTGTACGTCCTGGCGGCCACCAACAACCCGTGGGACCTCGACGAGGCCCTGCTCCGGCCGGGCCGGCTCGACCGCTCCATCCTCGTCAGCCCGCCCGACGCCGCGGCGCGCGCCTCGATCCTCCGCCACCACCTGAAGGACCGGCCGATCGCCGGCATCGACGTCGGGCA is a window encoding:
- a CDS encoding serine/threonine-protein kinase, which gives rise to MSSRRSAAPPPSIPGYRYMSLLGSGGFADVYLYEQDRPRRQVAVKVLISDLKTEGARRAFESEANLMAQLSSHPYIVTIYEADTTAEGHSYLAMEYCSRPSLDIRYRRARLSVAEALTIGIQVASAVESAHRAGIAHRDIKPANILVTDYNRPALTDFGISGTMESSGTDEDQGMSIPWSPPEAFHGGGLDGVKVDVWALGATVYTLLAGRSPFVFPGMDNSQAALMDRIATMPLQRTGREDVPDSLELALATAMSKQPGSRFESAYSFALTLQRIQTELGYSVTPFEVLDDAPQQDTDDDGGAEETRVRRVVSIDPESTTFGPTFPKAALPGAAFPERDGTGRTGRNRPVVGEATGGPGAPGSTTPSVTGALPAPASAAVPAGLPDTGWEERTVLRGAGASDPLPLDTTLHRPATAGATAAEAPGAVAPARRRLPLLLGVGALLVLGTAGGAAAVVLGGSDAEPAPPPGLTQPPSDPMAGLEGNVPAPEGLTGVPQGGDVVFAWTNPDPQEGDLFRFRTVTVQEEGDWVRTQQLSATVQANPSGTTCIEVQLARSNGASSTPVPACYPE
- a CDS encoding ATP-binding protein, whose amino-acid sequence is MADAPETPIVASLRRALAANPDDVVLRLHLAQTLLSAGDAAGAIAEASIALQADPGNRQALGLLAAAATALSTPAETMPPAAPSAPAAPAGAQDAQDAPGTSGGFDWEQAEQEVGSAVPPPFVERVPVSPLAEDDGSGAPVEVAREAVTLADVGGLDDVKRRLEESFLAPMRNADVARAFGKSLRGGLLLYGPPGCGKTFLARAVAGELGATFMSVSMTDVIGAYMGETQKNLKRVFDEARAQAPTVLFIDEIDSIGMRRGALSGGGAAWLRQMVNELLLQLDSMSGDNDGLYVLAATNNPWDLDEALLRPGRLDRSILVSPPDAAARASILRHHLKDRPIAGIDVGHLAAATEGFSGADLEHVAVTAAEKAMMQSIAHGSISPITMDHLDAALREIRPSTLAWLASARNVVRFSNADGRYDDLAALLDRKRR
- a CDS encoding FtsK/SpoIIIE domain-containing protein, with translation MKLRLTLRREPEPAKDLAVTVDGLATVSDVARELYASDPGRAGAAPPAGLSLTVEESYVAGGMRGRTLDPERSLFESGLRPGSTVTLTQVSDQFDVPGQDRGPSVATLRVLAGPDAGKEFSLPVGASYLGRDRNADIRFSDPMMSKRHARINIADTIEIIDTNSANGLLMGGTRVSRATLTSADEVALGDTTISVVSLGRAGAGESTNPLVEFNRSPRVVPSFDVTPRTPPAGPKRPQPQRFPYIMMAAPLLMGTVMFAVTRSPFSALFALMMPLILVANHFDQRGTARRAFREAVEQYTGAMASFRKDLDRLQRIERAVRHAEAPSVADTVDSIYKLGPLLWTHRPEHASFLTLRFGTGTAPSRVGIREASSNDTLAEYAEEIAAAVEQYATVDDVPIVANLRLSGALGLAGPRGAVDDVARGLVVQAIGLHSPAELVLASLTSVGSKARWGWLQWLPHAGSVHSPLAGDHLAAGPAAGAALLSQLEDLIAARSDRRAGAALRGRLEPKDADLPAPVVPSVLVVVEDDAPVDRARLTRVAELGADVGVHLLWIATSVPALPAACRDFLAVDGDAANVSGQVRLGRLSTPVSCESVDEALAGQLARMLAPVVDVGTPVDDDSDLPRAVSYVTLAGHDLMEATAAVADRWTENNSVAASAVPNRKHQGSLRALVGSKGVEPMYLDLKTEGPHALVGGTTGAGKSEFLQSWVLGMAAAYSPDRLTFLFVDYKGGAAFAECVQLPHTVGLVTDLSPHLVRRALTSLRAELHYREHLFNRKKAKDLLAMEREADPETPPSLVIVVDEFAALAREVPEFVDGVVDVAARGRSLGLHLILATQRPAGVIKDNLRANTNMRIALRMADTDDSEDILGEPTAAYFSPTIPGRGAAKTGPGRIQGFQTGYAGGWTTRTPARPRIDIVEMDFGSGPAWEHQGVEEVEEVGGPNDISRIVANVSQAAIELGIKPPRKPWLAELAAAYDFSKLPNPRTDEKMLLGVADDPAHQAQPTVFYSPDVDGNMAFLGAGGSGKSAALRTLAIGAAVTVRGGPMQVYGIDCASNGLQMLDQLPHVGAVLDGEDSERIGRLLRYLRGVIDERADRFAEVRAGTITEYRKLAGRPDEPRILLLVDGLSTFRENYEFKGSARHFEIFQQIATDGRPMGVHVVVTGERTNALPPSLAASIQRRIVLRLAGKDDYAMLGVPKDVLSATSPPGRGLSDGQEIQLAIFGGNANLALQAREVEKLRDAMLRQGVPRAPGVLSLPETMDLDVLPMGEPGAPVIGVDDYNLEPAALAAHGGFMVSGPPGAGRTVALVTLAAALKRSSPQTRRVYLGARKSSIASLPVWDEAYATPAAVQPELARLLALTTEADDAVAFFIEGVTEFTDSPAEMELSTLVKAAIKANQWVVGEAETSTWSSAWNLAGPFKSGRRGLLLNPGEIDGDTLLSTSLGRTAGNRFIPGRGYVIGRGKAYKVQVATTMGGAS
- a CDS encoding WXG100 family type VII secretion target, coding for MSNITHGNNPQEMQELATLLTQKSEEINQMVGQLTTKLASTGWEGPDAGRFRSDWEGHRAKLTAIASELGTVSQTVQKNKQDQETASA